A single region of the Salarchaeum japonicum genome encodes:
- the dnaJ gene encoding molecular chaperone DnaJ, protein MTESYYDVLGVSRDADESEIKQAYREQVKKYHPDVSDEPDAEEQFKKLQQAKEVLTDDEKRQAYDQLGHERFTQAEKRGGFDGQGGQGGMGGAGGPFGGQGGAGGMNDIFEQFFGGMGGQGGRGGPQPGQDLRTRLSIDLEDAYEGVEKQVTVRRPEQCPDCDGSGHPEDADVRTCPECNGQGQTTRTQQTPLGRVQQTQTCRRCGGDGELYSENCDTCGGQGEVERNATLTVNVPAGIRSGQTLRMDGEGAPGDRRAPNGDLLIEVDVTDHPDFERDGDDLHHRHAISFPQATFGDTIEVPTVTGSAEFDLPSGTQSGERFRLQGKGMPHLRGRGHGDLYVTVQVVTPDSLNEEQRDALEAFAEAGGEEIDVEQGFFEKLKNSF, encoded by the coding sequence ATGACTGAGAGCTACTACGACGTGCTCGGGGTGAGTCGGGACGCCGACGAGTCCGAGATAAAGCAGGCGTACCGGGAGCAGGTGAAGAAGTATCACCCCGACGTGAGCGACGAACCCGACGCCGAGGAGCAGTTCAAGAAGCTCCAGCAGGCGAAGGAAGTCCTGACGGACGACGAGAAGCGGCAGGCGTACGACCAGCTCGGCCACGAGCGGTTCACGCAGGCGGAGAAGCGCGGCGGGTTCGACGGCCAGGGCGGCCAGGGCGGCATGGGCGGCGCTGGCGGTCCGTTCGGCGGTCAGGGCGGTGCTGGCGGGATGAACGACATCTTCGAGCAGTTCTTCGGCGGGATGGGCGGCCAGGGCGGTCGCGGCGGCCCCCAGCCCGGTCAAGACCTCCGCACCCGGCTCAGTATCGACCTGGAGGACGCCTACGAGGGCGTCGAGAAACAGGTCACCGTCCGGCGACCCGAGCAGTGTCCGGACTGCGATGGCTCCGGCCACCCCGAGGACGCCGACGTGCGGACGTGCCCGGAGTGTAACGGCCAGGGGCAGACGACGCGAACCCAGCAGACGCCGCTCGGCCGCGTCCAGCAGACCCAGACCTGCCGGCGGTGTGGCGGCGACGGTGAACTCTACAGCGAGAACTGCGACACGTGCGGCGGGCAGGGCGAAGTCGAACGCAACGCCACGCTCACCGTGAACGTCCCCGCCGGCATCCGGAGCGGCCAAACCCTCCGCATGGACGGCGAGGGCGCGCCCGGCGACCGCCGCGCGCCCAACGGCGACCTCCTCATCGAAGTGGACGTGACCGACCACCCCGACTTCGAGCGCGACGGCGACGACCTCCACCACCGCCACGCCATCAGCTTCCCCCAGGCGACCTTCGGGGACACCATCGAGGTTCCCACCGTCACCGGAAGCGCCGAGTTCGACCTCCCCAGCGGCACGCAGAGCGGCGAACGCTTCCGCCTCCAGGGCAAGGGAATGCCGCATCTCCGCGGGCGCGGCCACGGCGACCTCTACGTCACCGTCCAGGTCGTCACCCCCGACAGCCTCAACGAGGAGCAACGCGACGCCCTCGAAGCCTTCGCCGAAGCCGGCGGCGAAGAAATCGACGTCGAACAGGGCTTCTTCGAGAAACTCAAGAACTCCTTCTAA
- a CDS encoding acyl-CoA synthetase family protein gives METLYDLVNDLPESAALRAPPREYNRRELRQTAFKTGNFLRHRGVHEDATVAVADDRAPEAVFAFLGATLLGARVRFGATAELDARAYVAPTGLLDDVSLPAGGQYVGYGERPDDPSRAHFERDVWSENPAFPPVSFSGDAVALATDDRYTHAVLLDAARRLDYDSDDTVAVRAPLTHPGTVVAGVVAPLLAGATLLLPDGDATGTVAVATSDAPESRTIAPARVPEGL, from the coding sequence ATGGAGACGCTGTACGACCTCGTGAACGACCTCCCGGAGTCCGCGGCACTCCGCGCGCCGCCCCGCGAGTACAACCGCCGCGAACTCCGGCAGACGGCGTTCAAGACGGGGAATTTCCTCCGGCATCGCGGCGTCCACGAGGACGCGACGGTCGCCGTCGCGGACGACCGCGCGCCCGAAGCCGTGTTCGCGTTCCTCGGCGCGACCCTGCTCGGCGCGCGCGTCCGATTCGGCGCGACCGCCGAACTCGACGCCCGCGCGTACGTCGCACCCACCGGCCTGCTCGACGACGTGTCGCTCCCCGCGGGCGGCCAGTACGTCGGGTACGGCGAACGTCCGGACGACCCGAGTCGCGCGCACTTCGAGCGGGACGTGTGGAGCGAGAACCCCGCGTTCCCGCCGGTGTCGTTCAGCGGTGACGCGGTCGCGCTCGCCACCGACGACCGCTACACGCACGCCGTCCTGCTGGACGCGGCGCGCCGCCTCGACTACGACAGCGACGACACTGTCGCGGTGCGCGCGCCCCTCACACATCCCGGGACGGTCGTCGCGGGCGTCGTCGCGCCCCTGCTCGCCGGCGCGACGCTTCTGCTCCCCGACGGTGACGCCACCGGCACGGTCGCCGTCGCGACGAGCGACGCGCCCGAATCCCGGACGATAGCCCCCGCCCGGGTTCCCGAAGGCTTATAG
- a CDS encoding NUDIX hydrolase, which translates to MPEKTWRDIRPVALGVLRRGDEVLLARHHDPETGEAFYRPLGGGFEFGEHSRDAVVREFAEELGVEFTVERRLGTFERAFEFDGERGHEVWRLYEGETVEDWPYERDEFVGEEPELDETFPVEWVEIDSLDDRTVYPESLAGVL; encoded by the coding sequence ATGCCCGAGAAGACGTGGCGGGACATCCGACCGGTCGCGCTCGGCGTCCTCCGACGCGGCGACGAGGTGTTGCTCGCGCGCCACCACGACCCCGAGACCGGCGAGGCGTTCTACCGCCCCCTGGGAGGCGGGTTCGAGTTCGGCGAACACAGCCGCGACGCCGTCGTCCGTGAGTTCGCGGAGGAACTCGGCGTCGAGTTCACCGTCGAGCGACGGCTGGGGACGTTCGAGCGCGCGTTCGAGTTCGACGGCGAGCGCGGCCACGAGGTGTGGCGGCTCTACGAGGGCGAGACGGTCGAGGACTGGCCGTACGAGCGCGACGAGTTCGTGGGAGAAGAGCCGGAACTGGACGAGACGTTCCCCGTCGAGTGGGTCGAAATCGATTCGTTGGACGACCGAACCGTCTACCCGGAGAGCCTCGCGGGCGTTCTCTAG
- a CDS encoding AMP-binding protein, with amino-acid sequence MESLDDVNEVVHEPSEAFADATNVRAFMREYGIDSEADLREQAARDLDWFWGELPDYLGLDFYDGPDAVRDASDGPQFTDWYPGGSLNIAHNTVDRHARRDSGTRNHVATIWEGEDGEVREQTFHDVYRESNQVANALEERGVGRGDTVALYMPMVPEVVSILYGVFKVGAIAVPIFSGFGVDATATRIADAECSVLFTGDGFYRRGSEVRLKDGADDAIEQAGHVEHTIVFDRLGTGTDDLPWDDDRDEWWREAVAGQSGEYDTREMASADESMLLYSSGTTGKPKGIVHTHAGGLVQPAKEIHFNFDHKPSDRFFWVSDIGWMMGPWTLIGNHALGGTVVMYEGAPDHPEPDRFWELIDTHDVTTFGVSPTAVRALRKHGDDWLDVHDLSSIRILGSTGEPWDPESWRWFHEHVGGGDAPIINISGGTEVFGCFLAPLPTEPLKPCTLGGPGLGMDVDIVNSQGDSIADTGDRGFLVARASCPSMTRSLWSGDDRYLEEYWSNFEDVWDHGDWAQKDADGFWFLHGRADDALNVAGRKVGPAEVEGALIDHDAVTQAAAVGVPDDTTGEAVVAYVILADGYQPSDALREELREQVGDELGKPFKPREILFVDEFPKTQSGKIIRRAIEGAYTGEDIGDLSSIENPDALAKLKEAR; translated from the coding sequence ATGGAGTCACTCGACGACGTGAACGAGGTGGTGCACGAACCCAGTGAGGCGTTCGCGGACGCGACGAACGTCCGCGCGTTCATGCGGGAGTACGGCATCGACAGCGAAGCCGACCTCCGCGAACAGGCCGCGCGCGACCTCGACTGGTTCTGGGGCGAACTCCCAGACTACCTCGGACTCGACTTCTACGACGGCCCCGACGCGGTTCGCGACGCGTCCGACGGCCCCCAGTTCACGGACTGGTATCCCGGCGGCTCGCTGAACATCGCGCACAACACCGTCGACCGACACGCCCGCCGCGACTCCGGCACCCGGAACCACGTCGCCACCATCTGGGAGGGCGAGGACGGCGAGGTTCGCGAACAGACCTTCCACGACGTCTACCGGGAGTCGAACCAGGTCGCGAACGCGCTCGAAGAACGCGGCGTCGGCCGGGGCGACACCGTCGCTCTCTACATGCCGATGGTGCCCGAGGTCGTCTCCATCCTCTACGGCGTCTTCAAGGTCGGCGCGATTGCGGTGCCAATCTTCAGCGGGTTCGGCGTGGACGCGACCGCCACGCGCATCGCCGACGCCGAGTGCAGCGTGCTGTTCACCGGCGACGGCTTCTACCGCCGCGGGAGCGAAGTCCGCCTCAAGGACGGCGCGGACGACGCCATCGAACAGGCCGGACACGTCGAGCACACCATCGTCTTCGACCGACTGGGAACCGGGACGGACGACCTCCCGTGGGACGACGACCGCGACGAGTGGTGGCGCGAGGCCGTCGCCGGCCAGTCCGGCGAGTACGACACCCGGGAGATGGCGTCCGCGGACGAGTCGATGCTCCTCTACTCGTCCGGCACGACCGGGAAACCGAAGGGCATCGTCCACACGCACGCCGGCGGCCTCGTCCAGCCCGCAAAGGAGATTCACTTCAACTTCGACCACAAGCCCAGCGACCGCTTCTTCTGGGTGAGCGACATCGGCTGGATGATGGGGCCGTGGACGCTCATCGGGAACCACGCGCTCGGCGGCACGGTCGTGATGTACGAGGGCGCGCCCGACCACCCCGAACCCGACCGGTTCTGGGAACTCATCGACACCCACGACGTGACGACGTTCGGCGTCAGCCCCACCGCGGTTCGCGCGCTCCGCAAGCACGGCGACGACTGGCTGGACGTCCACGACCTCTCCAGCATCCGCATCCTCGGCTCCACCGGCGAACCCTGGGACCCCGAATCCTGGCGGTGGTTCCACGAACACGTCGGCGGCGGCGACGCGCCCATCATCAACATCTCCGGCGGCACCGAGGTGTTCGGCTGCTTCCTCGCGCCTCTTCCGACCGAACCCCTCAAACCCTGCACGCTCGGCGGCCCCGGCCTCGGGATGGACGTGGACATCGTGAACAGCCAGGGCGACTCGATAGCGGACACCGGCGACCGCGGGTTCCTCGTCGCGCGCGCCTCCTGCCCGTCGATGACCAGGAGCCTCTGGAGCGGCGACGACCGCTACCTGGAGGAGTACTGGAGCAACTTCGAGGACGTGTGGGACCACGGCGACTGGGCGCAGAAGGACGCCGACGGGTTCTGGTTCCTGCACGGGCGCGCGGACGACGCGCTCAACGTCGCCGGCCGGAAGGTCGGCCCCGCTGAAGTCGAGGGCGCGCTCATCGACCACGACGCCGTCACGCAGGCGGCCGCCGTCGGCGTCCCCGACGATACCACCGGCGAAGCCGTCGTCGCGTACGTCATCCTCGCCGACGGCTACCAGCCGTCGGACGCGCTCCGCGAGGAACTCCGCGAGCAAGTCGGCGACGAACTCGGGAAGCCGTTCAAACCCCGCGAAATCCTGTTCGTGGACGAGTTCCCGAAGACGCAATCGGGGAAGATAATCCGGCGCGCCATCGAGGGCGCGTACACCGGCGAGGACATCGGCGACCTCTCCAGCATCGAGAACCCGGACGCGCTCGCGAAACTGAAGGAAGCCCGCTAG